One Rhododendron vialii isolate Sample 1 chromosome 2a, ASM3025357v1 genomic region harbors:
- the LOC131317788 gene encoding putative F-box protein At1g46984, which produces MRGTKRSAAPNTAAVSVATISDVPNPIVCDILSRLPLNSIFTCKQVSKAWRDLILDPHFERLHLSRSPLSLFFFRNGDINNIYKSNSASSHFEIFQLHDPPILEHYRATMKFKTEVYFSGMHIAASCNGLILLSNCSLFGDDRVIVCNPLRAQHFILPKPPKIDKNLPTSGFGFGHSPVTDQYKVLRFYRTFCPSILGFDIFTSTSRPSILGFDIYTIGIDDKWRSIGYPEQPPPVYTSQLVFLNGAFHWIGFENENSWFICYFDIEKEKFGSFPLPSHIGISFPYLGVVDNWLYIQEDCPLYVQKLWVMKDYGDFWSWTLECVIEGARLGTAKPLKMLKDGTLLMMFNKSSENDSIKITLASYNPQTRVLKKINHCGNSLRGASVADVPRFFSPMDALKLKC; this is translated from the coding sequence ATGAGAGGAACAAAGAGAAGTGCTGCTCCGAACACCGCCGCCGTCTCCGTCGCAACCATTTCAGACGTCCCAAATCCCATCGTATGCGACATTCTATCTCGACTCCCTCTCAACTCCATCTTCACCTGCAAGCAAGTTTCCAAGGCTTGGCGCGACCTCATTCTCGACCCCCACTTCGAAAGATTGCACCTCTCAAGGTCTCCTCTCAGCCTCTTCTTCTTCCGCAACGGTGATATCAATAATATTTATAAAAGTAACTCCGCCTCCTCTCACTTTGAAATCTTCCAACTCCACGATCCCCCCATTTTAGAGCACTACAGAGCCACCATGAAATTCAAAACTGAGGTCTACTTTTCTGGAATGCATATTGCGGCCTCGTGTAATGGGTTAATTTTGTTGTCAAATTGCTCGCTTTTTGGTGATGACCGTGTTATTGTGTGTAACCCACTTAGGGCACAACATTTTATTCTTCCTAAACCTCCTAAAATTGATAAGAATCTTCCTACTTCAGGATTTGGGTTCGGGCATAGTCCGGTTACTGATCAGTACAAGGTGTTAAGATTTTATCGTACTTTTTGTCCATCTATATTGGGCTTTGACATTTTTACTAGTACTTCTCGTCCATCTATATTGGGCTTTGACATTTATACAATTGGGATTGACGATAAGTGGAGGAGCATTGGATACCCCGAACAGCCACCCCCTGTTTATACGTCGCAATTGGTTTTTCTGAATGGGGCTTTTCACTGGATAGGCTTTGAGAATGAGAATTCATGGTTCATTTGCTATTTCGATATCGAGAAAGAGAAATTCGGAAGCTTCCCCTTGCCATCTCACATTGGAATTTCTTTTCCGTATCTTGGCGTTGTAGATAATTGGTTGTACATTCAGGAAGACTGTCCGTTATATGTACAGAAACTTTGGGTGATGAAAGATTATGGAGATTTTTGGTCCTGGACTTTGGAATGTGTCATTGAGGGAGCAAGGCTTGGAACTGCCAAGCCACTGAAAATGTTGAAAGATGGAACTCTGTTGATGATGTTCAACAAAAGTTCTGAAAATGATTCCATCAAGATTACTCTAGCTTCGTACAATCCACAAACAAGAGTGCTGAAGAAGATTAACCATTGCGGTAATTCACTCCGGGGTGCTTCAGTTGCTGATGTACCACGCTTCTTCTCACCAATGGATGCTTTGAAGTTAAAATGTTAA